Proteins from one Osmerus mordax isolate fOsmMor3 chromosome 21, fOsmMor3.pri, whole genome shotgun sequence genomic window:
- the LOC136965468 gene encoding homeobox protein Nkx-2.5-like produces MLLSGIHFLGAREQDLDGIMLPSPLTSTPFSVKDILKLEQEQQQQQQSQQLQSRHLDHQHLPSHAQHLHQQSPHQQQHYQTPPSCMLAGAVESPAFSDGEDNLAYLSSLAVRDGHGEASLSPEMYVHSGLGHLSDPKLEVELEEQSTKSCGVSSKPLEGGEDGGHGDSERPTKQRTRRKPRVLFSQAQVFELERRFKQQRYLSAPEREHLASTLKLTSTQVKIWFQNRRYKCKRQRQDKSLELAGHHHPPPPRRVAVPVLVRDGKPCLGGPQNYNAAYGSNPYSYNGYPGYTYNNPAYNSNYSCTYTSIPALPPTTTANAFMNMNLGNIGGLSASPQPQTHQGATVTPCQGTLQGIRAW; encoded by the exons ATGTTACTCAGCGGGATTCATTTCCTTGGTGCGCGCGAGCAGGACCTGGATGGCATAATGCTCCCGAGCCCTCTCACCTCGACGCCGTTCTCAGTCAAGGATATTCTGAAGCTCGAgcaggaacagcagcagcaacaacaatctCAGCAGCTCCAGTCGCGCCACTTGGACCACCAGCACCTCCCGTCCCACGCGCAGCACTTGCACCAGCAGTCGCCCCACCAACAGCAGCACTACCAGACTCCGCCGTCCTGCATGCTCGCCGGTGCAGTCGAGAGCCCCGCGTTCTCGGACGGGGAGGATAACCTGGCATACCTCAGCTCGCTGGCGGTCCGGGACGGGCACGGAGAGGCTAGCCTGTCCCCGGAGATGTACGTCCACTCCGGTCTAGGGCACCTGAGCGACCCGAAGCttgaggtggagctggaggagcagagcaCAA AGAGCTGCGGCGTATCTTCCAAgcctctggagggtggggaggacggCGGCCATGGAGACTCGGAAAGGCCGACCAAGCAGAGGACCAGGCGGAAACCTCGGGTTCTTTTCTCCCAGGCTCAGGTCTTCGAGCTGGAACGGCGCTTCAAGCAGCAGCGCTACCTGTCCGCCCCGGAGCGGGAGCACCTGGCCAGCACTCTCAAACTCACCTCCACGCAGGTCAAAATCTGGTTTCAGAACCGACGGTACAAATGCAAAAGGCAGCGACAGGACAAGTCACTCGAGCTGGCgggccaccaccaccctcccccgcCGAGGCGAGTCGCCGTACCCGTCCTGGTCAGGGACGGGAAGCCCTGTCTTGGTGGTCCACAGAACTACAACGCGGCCTACGGATCGAATCCCTATAGTTATAACGGATATCCGGGTTATACATACAACAACCCAGCGTACAACAGCAACTACAGCTGCACATACACAAGCATCCCTGCCTTACCGCCCACCACCACGGCCAACGCCTTCATGAACATGAACTTGGGCAATATTGGCGGCCTGAGCGCTTCGCCACAGCCACAAACTCACCAAGGAGCTACGGTGACGCCGTGTCAAGGGACATTGCAGGGGATCCGAGCCTGGTAA
- the lcor gene encoding ligand-dependent corepressor, whose protein sequence is MQSGRVARKPTVRDECLPWVLPVVKKVERMIVEDSSLTTSTCPSWALPELRLRRLQGRPGRRQPRHSRRTGRSLRVDHTYQDMEEENGLPPRSLQDASPASLKPPLARSLLIKEELLNQKHRLLAQPAALSLASLESAGLLNHDGSMRPLLGREGSSPWEGKALHLDRLLKLNQASGALSGALSDLKDLPQFLDNHHHHRAFSSKSPGSLLHHHRHHHHHPHAAKRDLGHHSPPVDLKIPQVRGMDLSWDSHASDLYGYGSMVLGGGSGGESALSRKLRAILPKQGRRGVVGGLGGLLDGTANYWSSDIDQQTSGPPYPTSDPEGDPGSKQPRKKRGRYRQYNSEILEEAIAVVMGGKMSVSKAQNIYGIPHSTLEYKVKERMGTLKNPPKKKLKLMMRMEGQDSAAESENTPTATPRDDEPPMGSGELQDE, encoded by the exons ATGCAGTCTGGTCGAGTTGCACGAAAG cctaccGTACGGGATGAGTGCCTGCCGTGGGTGCTGCCGGTGGTGAAGAAGGTGGAGCGGATGATCGTGGAGGACAGCAGTCTGACCACGAGTACCTGCCCATCCTGGGCCCTCCCAGAGCTGCGCCTCCGCCGCCTCCAAGGTCGCCCTGGGAGACGACAGCCCCGCCATTCAAGGAGAACAGG GCGCTCTCTGAGAGTCGACCACACCTACCAAGACATGGAAGAGGAAAACGGTTTGCCGCCGAGAAGCTTGCAGGACGCCAGCCCCGCCTCCCTCAAGCCGCCATTGGCCCGTTCGCTGCTCATCAAGGAGGAGCTTCTGAACCAGAAGCACCGCCTCCTGGCCCAGCCCGCCGCCCTCTCATTGGCTAGTTTGGAATCGGCGGGCTTGCTGAACCACGACGGGTCCATGCGCCCCCTGCTGGGCAGGGAGGGTTCCTCCCCCTGGGAGGGCAAAGCCCTCCACCTTGACCGCCTGCTGAAACTGAATCAAGCTAGCGGTGCTCTTAGTGGGGCCCTTAGCGACCTCAAAGACCTGCCTCAGTTCCTggacaaccaccaccaccacagagcCTTTTCCTCCAAGAGCCCTGGCTCGCtgctccaccaccaccgccaccaccaccaccacccccacgcA GCCAAGAGGGATCTGGGCCACCATTCCCCGCCGGTGGACCTGAAGATCCCACAGGTGCGGGGCATGGACCTGTCCTGGGACTCCCACGCGTCCGACCTGTACGGCTACGGCTCCATGGTGCTGGGAGGTGGGAGCGGAGGGGAGAGCGCTCTGAGCCGGAAGCTGAGAGCCATCCTGCCCAAGCAGGGGCGCAGGGGCGTGGTCGGGGGGTTAGGGGGGCTGCTGGACGGGACCGCCAACTACTGGAGCTCCGACATCGACCAGCAGACGTCCGGGCCTCCGTACCCGACCTCTGACCCCGAGGGCGACCCGGGGTCCAAGCAgccgaggaagaagagggggcgGTACCGCCAGTACAACAGCGAGATCCTCGAGGAGGCCATCGCCGTTGTGATGGGCGGGAAGATGAGTGTGTCGAAGGCGCAGAACATCTACGGGATCCCTCACAGCACCCTGGAGTACAAGGTGAAGGAACGCATGGGAACCCTGAAGAACCCTCCGAAGAAGAAGCTGAagctgatgatgaggatggaaGGCCAGGATTCCGCGGCGGAGTCGGAGAACACGCCCACGGCAACCCCGCGCGACGACGAACCTCCAATGGGCTCCGGCGAACTCCAGGACGAGTAA
- the LOC136964922 gene encoding mitoferrin-2-like has product MEADGFVSRRRMSVDTTSADGGVTGAAAGADIRWLGGRILNATGGIVGGLTPPRITGEKDFAVAMHRAAPEPTTATEPEIDYEGLPQGVATSTHMLAGAVAGIMEHCLMYPIDCVKTRMQSLQPQPGARYRNVMDALRQIVRTEGMWRPVRGVNVMAVGAGPAHALYFACYEKIKFSLSDAVHPGANSHFANGMAGCMATVLHDAVMNPAEVVKQRMQMYNSPYRGVLDCIGAAWRREGPAAFYRSYTTQLTMNVPFQALHFITYEYLQELLNPLRHYNPSSHVVSGALAGAIAAAATTPLDVCKTLLNTQEALALTAEGAAGAGGEGVAAATAAAAGGGVGGGGRHISGLGEAFRTVYRMGGAQAFFKGVQARVIYQMPSTAISWSVYEFFKYLITKRHHERRLRDRDVEK; this is encoded by the exons ATGGAAGCGGATGGTTTCGTGTCCAGGCGACGAATGTCCGTGGACACGACGAGCGCTGACGGCGGGGTCACAGGCGCTGCAGCTGGGGCGGACATCCGATGGCTGGGCGGCAGGATTTTGAACGCTACGGGGGGAATCGTTGGAGGGCTTACGCCGCCCAGGATAACGGGGGAAAAAGACTTTGCTGTGGCGATGCATCGCGCAGCTCCCGAACCCACCACGGCTACCGAGCCTGAAATTGACTATGAGGGTCTACCTCAAGGTGTAGCTACCAGCACACACATGTTGGCGGGTGCCGTGGCTGGAATCATGGAGCACTGCCTCATGTACCCCATCGACTGTGTCAAG accagGATGCAGAGCCTGCAGCCCCAGCCTGGAGCGCGGTACAGGAACGTGATGGACGCCCTGCGGCAGATCGTGCGTACGGAGGGGATGTGGCGGCCGGTGAGGGGCGTGAACGTCATGGcggtgggggcggggccagcgcACGCGCTCTACTTCGCCTGCTACGAGAAGATCAAGTTCTCCCTCAGTGATGCCGTGCACCCCGGGGCCAACAGCCACTTCGCcaacg ggaTGGCAGGTTGCATGGCCACAGTGCTCCATGATGCAGTCATGAACCCAGCTGAAG TGGTGAAGCAGCGCATGCAGATGTACAACTCCCCGTACCGCGGCGTGCTGGACTGCATCGGCGCGGCGTGGCGCCGCGAGGGCCCTGCGGCGTTCTACCGCAGCTACACCACGCAGCTGACCATGAACGTGCCCTTCCAGGCGCTGCACTTCATCACCTACGAGTACCTGCAGGAGCTGCTCAACCCGCTGCGCCACTACAACCCCTCCTCGCACGTGGTCTCCGGGGCGCTGGCCGGCGCCATCGCCGCCGCCGCCACCACGCCGCTGGACGTGTGCAAGACCCTCCTCAACACGCAGGAGGCGCTGGCGCTCACGGCCGAGGGCGCCGCCggcgctgggggggagggggttgccgCGGCGACGGCGGCCGCGGCCGGCGGGggcgtaggaggaggagggcgccaTATCtcggggctgggggaggcgtTCAGGACTGTGTACAGGATGGGCGGGGCCCAGGCCTTCTTCAAGGGCGTCCAGGCGAGGGTGATCTACCAGATGCCCTCCACCGCCATCAGCTGGTCGGTGTACGAGTTCTTCAAGTACCTCATCACCAAGCGTCACCACGAGAGGCGGCTGAGGGACCGCGACGTCGagaagtag